ccattcgtttgatgtatttgtgttttttgtgtatCGTTATTTGATACAGAATTTttcgatttgaattttccttggtgttcggtacttttgttattttacttttttgtcatAGTTGGGTTAAGGTAGACATGATTGTGGTAAGTGTTTTTTATTTGCAAGTATGCCACAAAATTATAATAGGATGGTTTGCTTAATGAACATCTACCTGGTAAATATCTTTGTTCATAGTTTGTATTTTAGTACACTGTCTTTTATGGCTTACTTCACTGTATGGATTTTGCTTCATTTATTATGCGTTCAACTAAATCATTGCTTATACCAATACCAATACCAAATTGTTTATCATAGTGACATGTGTTTTatgacaataaagcaataagCAGTTGTATTTACATGTATCAACACCTATAAGTCACattgatacattaaaaaaaataataatttcacaGCGAACAAAATAAGAATTCATGTTTGATTTTTCCTATACAAAAAGTTTGATTCTCTAATTAAATGCATTGTTGAAAAATTGAGCAGTTTTCTAGCATATTTGCAgatattttatctatttcatttgGTCTTTGATGGATAAGGAACTAAGTAATCAAACTTCTTACATTTAAATCGTTGACAGAATGTTAAAGAGGGGCGagagataccagaaggacagtaAAATatagtacaatgtacatgtatatcacgTATACATCGATCGCCTTTAATGCTGATTGGTTTCCAAAAACTAACACATCGACCAGAGTTTCAATCATCGCATAGTGTATTTGCACATTGTATATGCAATGATTGTATACTGACCCTTTCTGCACGCTTTCGTTGTTAAAAAAAGGGACGACCGATACTAGAGGggcattcaaactcataaattcgaaaataaactgacaacgccattgctaaaaagtacacaaaaaacaacatagaaataagacttaaaaacacgaaccccactaaaaactggGGAGCATCTTAGGTGATTCGGAAGGGTAGACTGAACAAGTCTTCCTTCAACAATAAAGAAACACGGACTGACTTATTAATATTCATATGGTAGGAACACATATGTCATaataaatcataacaaaaacaaaaacaaacacggTAAAATCTATTTTAGGTTTGTAGTAAAATTCCGGAAAATGTTGAACTGTTATCTCCACTCACAGTCTCATTAACACTGTTTCTGTGTTTGATATAAACACGATCCATTTTCATAAGTTTAATAACTGAACTGATGGTTTGTGAATTATAATGACCCTTTGAGACGTATCCCCACGTATAAAGTGCATCATTTTTGTTTAGTTGGAAGTGTACTTCATTGCTACCTTTTGCACGAAGTAAACAGTTGAACTGGTATATGCCATTTCTTGGTGCAGTGAACACACCTGTTGTAGAATCGTAACCATTAACAATATTGATTCTGAcgtcatcaaattttaaaattgtagtGCTATATGTTAGGGTGGTATCTTTTGTCAAGGAGGCAAAGAAAACCGGTTTCGGCGAATCAtctgaaaaagaaatagaaGTGTAACACACGAAGACAGAGGAAACGCCCCTTTATGCCTTTGTAtagtttgaaattgaaaagtgcgaatgtgtcaaagagacaacaacccgaccatagaaaaaaacaacagcagaggtctttaatgtagcacccggaagcgtccttcagctggcccctaaacaaatatatactagttcagtgataatgaacgccatactaatttttaaattgtacacaagaaactaaaaataaaataatacaagacatacaaaggccagaggctcctgacttgagacaggcgcaaaaatgcggcggggttaaacaagtttatgagatctcaactctccccctatacctctagccaatataaaaaagcaaacgcataacaatacgcacatttaaaattcagttcaagagaagtccgagtctgatgtcagaagatgtaaccaaaaaaaataaacaaaatgaccatAAGACATAAAtgacaacagactactagcagttaactaaCATATTATTTCGTTTGATTAATagcatttacatatttattgtataataaCTCATATATTCATCAATTATCCATCcagttaacaaaacatttttttctaactaCAGCAACTATCAGGATATAAAGCAGTATATCAGAATTAAAATATTAGTG
This Mytilus trossulus isolate FHL-02 chromosome 14, PNRI_Mtr1.1.1.hap1, whole genome shotgun sequence DNA region includes the following protein-coding sequences:
- the LOC134697857 gene encoding complement C1q-like protein 3, with the translated sequence MLVVSTTLLFVICLLGQVEAECTVNEDITTCRNENLLRILLNALQSKKQNDSPKPVFFASLTKDTTLTYSTTILKFDDVRINIVNGYDSTTGVFTAPRNGIYQFNCLLRAKGSNEVHFQLNKNDALYTWGYVSKGHYNSQTISSVIKLMKMDRVYIKHRNSVNETVSGDNSSTFSGILLQT